In a single window of the Zea mays cultivar B73 chromosome 5, Zm-B73-REFERENCE-NAM-5.0, whole genome shotgun sequence genome:
- the LOC100383859 gene encoding receptor-like serine/threonine-protein kinase ALE2 isoform X2 → MGGVGAGSLALLRLLLLLLLRAEASALHGCSSYICTEPLTATPIGSPCGCVEPISVIVDLDLAPYLLFMSIAELEVEVAAGTFLKQSQVKIMAAVASIQDDQKTRVTIYLVPLREQFDTYTASLISDRFMEKKVQINSSIFGDYKVINISYHGLQSPPSSLPGGSDPSGTEEYPITAEVPDQKKKHNKSDILVIVVVLGSSLGLLMTCAVLLILLVRWKKLGRLHEAMTPATIPAVNRRYGTRPTLSTSMVSSASASVFSTVATCTTSVKTFSLAQLQKATDGFDSRRVLGQGGFGRVYHGTIEDGNEIAVKLLTREDRSGDREFIAEVEMLSRLHHRNLVKLIGICIERSKRCLVYELIRNGSVESHLHGADKAKGKLNWDVRMKIALGAARGLAYLHEDSNPHVIHRDFKASNILLEEDFTPKVTDFGLAREASNATQPISTRVMGTFGYVAPEYAMTGHLLVKSDVYSYGVVLLELISGRKPVNISESKDPENLVTWARPLLSHKEGLEKLIDPSLDGNFNFDNVAKVASIASMCVHTDPSQRPFMGEVVQALKLIYNDPDEACDDSYSPRNSSDQDGDYEGDLVFESGSWGFGASGCLDYRNSLPFVTMDYSSGRIEGPHDPRAALSAGSHAQSPVLQNRSGPLRMKKKLASFYRSRGSISEHGHLPRH, encoded by the exons ATGGGCGGCGTCGGCGCCGGCTCTCTCGCCCTGCTGCGGCTgctcctcctcctgctcctccGCGCCGAGGCCTCCGCTCTCCACG GTTGTTCTAGTTATATCTGCACCGAGCCACTGACTGCAACACCAATTGGTTCCCCTTGTGGCTGTGTCGAGCCTATTAGTGTTATCGTTGATCTGGACTTAGCTCCTTATCTACTGTTCATGAGCATAGCTGAGTTAGAAGTTGAGGTTGCAGCTGGGACATTTCTTAAACAAAGCCAGGTGAAGATCATGGCTGCAGTTGCAAGTATCCAGGATGACCAGAAGACACGGGTGACCATTTATTTGGTGCCGCTAAGAGAACAGTTCGATACTTATACGGCATCCCTAATATCTGATAGGTTCATGGAGAAAAAGGTTCAGATAAATTCATCTATATTTGGAGATTATAAAGTTATCAATATCAGCTATCATG GATTGCAATCCCCGCCATCATCTCTGCCTGGAGGATCGGATCCTTCAGGAACTGAAGAATATCCTATAACTGCAGAGGTGCCTGATCAGAAGAAAAAGCACAATAAATCAGATATTTTGGTCATCGTGGTAGTGTTAGGGTCTTCTCTTGGACTTCTGATGACATGTGCTGTTCTGCTGATCTTACTAGTAAGATGGAAGAAACTTGGACGGCTTCATGAGGCTATGACCCCTGCAACTATCCCAGCAGTTAATAGAAGATATG GCACCAGGCCAACTTTGTCAACCAGCATGGTGAGCTCTGCGTCAGCATCAGTGTTTTCAACAGTGGCTACTTGCACAACATCTGTAAAGACATTTTCACTAGCCCAACTTCAGAAGGCCACAGATGGTTTTGATTCAAGAAGAGTTTTGGGTCAAGGGGGCTTTGGGCGTGTCTACCATGGGACGATAGAGGATGGAAACGAAATTGCTGTTAAATTGCTTACAAGGGAGGACAGGAGTGGTGACCGTGAGTTTATTGCAGAAGTGGAAATGCTCAGTCGATTGCACCACCGGAATCTTGTCAAATTGATTGGTATTTGCATTGAGCGGAGTAAAAGATGTCTTGTGTATGAGCTCATACGAAACGGAAGTGTGGAATCCCATCTTCATG GCGCTGACAAGGCTAAGGGTAAGCTGAACTGGGATGTTAGGATGAAAATTGCTCTTGGCGCTGCTCGAGGCTTAGCATATCTGCATGAAGATTCAAACCCTCATGTCATACACCGTGACTTCAAGGCCAGCAATATATTATTAGAGGAAGATTTCACTCCTAAAGTGACCGATTTTGGTTTAGCAAGGGAAGCATCCAATGCGACTCAACCTATATCTACCAGGGTAATGGGTACTTTCGG TTATGTTGCTCCAGAATATGCAATGACGGGCCATCTTCTTGTTAAGAGCGATGTCTACAGTTATGGGGTTGTCTTGCTGGAACTTATATCAGGAAGGAAGCCTGTAAACATCTCTGAGTCCAAGGATCCTGAGAACCTTGTAACTTGGGCCCGTCCTCTGCTAAGCCATAAGGAGGGCCTGGAGAAGTTAATTGATCCGTCTCTGGATGGAAATTTTAACTTCGACAATGTAGCGAAGGTGGCATCCATCGCTTCCATGTGTGTGCACACAGATCCATCGCAGAGGCCGTTCATGGGTGAAGTTGTCCAGGCACTGAAGCTGATCTACAATGATCCAGATGAGGCTTGCGACGATTCCTACAGTCCAAGGAATTCATCTGACCAAGACGGTGACTACGAAGGAGACCTGGTCTTTGAGAGTGGAAGCTGGGGCTTTGGGGCCTCTGGGTGTCTAGACTACCGGAATTCCTTACCGTTTGTCACTATGGACTACAGTTCTGGCCGAATAGAAGGGCCGCACGACCCTCGCGCGGCATTGTCAGCGGGATCCCATGCCCAGTCACCAGTGCTGCAGAATAGATCAGGCCCCTTGCGGATGAAGAAGAAGCTGGCCTCCTTCTACCGCTCTAGAGGCAGCATTAGTGAGCATGGGCACCTGCCACGCCATTGA
- the LOC100383859 gene encoding receptor-like serine/threonine-protein kinase ALE2 isoform X1 produces the protein MGGVGAGSLALLRLLLLLLLRAEASALHATILPSPAPSPSKAPEARSFGPRISPSHPPSALPPGSPGVDARHHSHKHPHHRESNQGPSPSSAPTPEAGCSSYICTEPLTATPIGSPCGCVEPISVIVDLDLAPYLLFMSIAELEVEVAAGTFLKQSQVKIMAAVASIQDDQKTRVTIYLVPLREQFDTYTASLISDRFMEKKVQINSSIFGDYKVINISYHGLQSPPSSLPGGSDPSGTEEYPITAEVPDQKKKHNKSDILVIVVVLGSSLGLLMTCAVLLILLVRWKKLGRLHEAMTPATIPAVNRRYGTRPTLSTSMVSSASASVFSTVATCTTSVKTFSLAQLQKATDGFDSRRVLGQGGFGRVYHGTIEDGNEIAVKLLTREDRSGDREFIAEVEMLSRLHHRNLVKLIGICIERSKRCLVYELIRNGSVESHLHGADKAKGKLNWDVRMKIALGAARGLAYLHEDSNPHVIHRDFKASNILLEEDFTPKVTDFGLAREASNATQPISTRVMGTFGYVAPEYAMTGHLLVKSDVYSYGVVLLELISGRKPVNISESKDPENLVTWARPLLSHKEGLEKLIDPSLDGNFNFDNVAKVASIASMCVHTDPSQRPFMGEVVQALKLIYNDPDEACDDSYSPRNSSDQDGDYEGDLVFESGSWGFGASGCLDYRNSLPFVTMDYSSGRIEGPHDPRAALSAGSHAQSPVLQNRSGPLRMKKKLASFYRSRGSISEHGHLPRH, from the exons ATGGGCGGCGTCGGCGCCGGCTCTCTCGCCCTGCTGCGGCTgctcctcctcctgctcctccGCGCCGAGGCCTCCGCTCTCCACG CGACTATATTACCTAGCCCAGCACCAAGTCCATCAAAAGCCCCTGAAGCGAGATCGTTTGGACCTCGAATTTCCCCTTCACATCCTCCGAGTGCACTACCTCCAGGATCTCCTG GCGTTGATGCGCGCCATCATTCACACAAGCACCCGCACCACAGAGAGTCAAATCAGGGCCCTTCACCATCCTCAGCACCCACACCTGAAG CAGGTTGTTCTAGTTATATCTGCACCGAGCCACTGACTGCAACACCAATTGGTTCCCCTTGTGGCTGTGTCGAGCCTATTAGTGTTATCGTTGATCTGGACTTAGCTCCTTATCTACTGTTCATGAGCATAGCTGAGTTAGAAGTTGAGGTTGCAGCTGGGACATTTCTTAAACAAAGCCAGGTGAAGATCATGGCTGCAGTTGCAAGTATCCAGGATGACCAGAAGACACGGGTGACCATTTATTTGGTGCCGCTAAGAGAACAGTTCGATACTTATACGGCATCCCTAATATCTGATAGGTTCATGGAGAAAAAGGTTCAGATAAATTCATCTATATTTGGAGATTATAAAGTTATCAATATCAGCTATCATG GATTGCAATCCCCGCCATCATCTCTGCCTGGAGGATCGGATCCTTCAGGAACTGAAGAATATCCTATAACTGCAGAGGTGCCTGATCAGAAGAAAAAGCACAATAAATCAGATATTTTGGTCATCGTGGTAGTGTTAGGGTCTTCTCTTGGACTTCTGATGACATGTGCTGTTCTGCTGATCTTACTAGTAAGATGGAAGAAACTTGGACGGCTTCATGAGGCTATGACCCCTGCAACTATCCCAGCAGTTAATAGAAGATATG GCACCAGGCCAACTTTGTCAACCAGCATGGTGAGCTCTGCGTCAGCATCAGTGTTTTCAACAGTGGCTACTTGCACAACATCTGTAAAGACATTTTCACTAGCCCAACTTCAGAAGGCCACAGATGGTTTTGATTCAAGAAGAGTTTTGGGTCAAGGGGGCTTTGGGCGTGTCTACCATGGGACGATAGAGGATGGAAACGAAATTGCTGTTAAATTGCTTACAAGGGAGGACAGGAGTGGTGACCGTGAGTTTATTGCAGAAGTGGAAATGCTCAGTCGATTGCACCACCGGAATCTTGTCAAATTGATTGGTATTTGCATTGAGCGGAGTAAAAGATGTCTTGTGTATGAGCTCATACGAAACGGAAGTGTGGAATCCCATCTTCATG GCGCTGACAAGGCTAAGGGTAAGCTGAACTGGGATGTTAGGATGAAAATTGCTCTTGGCGCTGCTCGAGGCTTAGCATATCTGCATGAAGATTCAAACCCTCATGTCATACACCGTGACTTCAAGGCCAGCAATATATTATTAGAGGAAGATTTCACTCCTAAAGTGACCGATTTTGGTTTAGCAAGGGAAGCATCCAATGCGACTCAACCTATATCTACCAGGGTAATGGGTACTTTCGG TTATGTTGCTCCAGAATATGCAATGACGGGCCATCTTCTTGTTAAGAGCGATGTCTACAGTTATGGGGTTGTCTTGCTGGAACTTATATCAGGAAGGAAGCCTGTAAACATCTCTGAGTCCAAGGATCCTGAGAACCTTGTAACTTGGGCCCGTCCTCTGCTAAGCCATAAGGAGGGCCTGGAGAAGTTAATTGATCCGTCTCTGGATGGAAATTTTAACTTCGACAATGTAGCGAAGGTGGCATCCATCGCTTCCATGTGTGTGCACACAGATCCATCGCAGAGGCCGTTCATGGGTGAAGTTGTCCAGGCACTGAAGCTGATCTACAATGATCCAGATGAGGCTTGCGACGATTCCTACAGTCCAAGGAATTCATCTGACCAAGACGGTGACTACGAAGGAGACCTGGTCTTTGAGAGTGGAAGCTGGGGCTTTGGGGCCTCTGGGTGTCTAGACTACCGGAATTCCTTACCGTTTGTCACTATGGACTACAGTTCTGGCCGAATAGAAGGGCCGCACGACCCTCGCGCGGCATTGTCAGCGGGATCCCATGCCCAGTCACCAGTGCTGCAGAATAGATCAGGCCCCTTGCGGATGAAGAAGAAGCTGGCCTCCTTCTACCGCTCTAGAGGCAGCATTAGTGAGCATGGGCACCTGCCACGCCATTGA
- the LOC100383859 gene encoding Receptor-like serine/threonine-protein kinase ALE2 precursor, producing the protein MGGVGAGSLALLRLLLLLLLRAEASALHATILPSPAPSPSKAPEARSFGPRISPSHPPSALPPGSPGVDARHHSHKHPHHRESNQGPSPSSAPTPEGCSSYICTEPLTATPIGSPCGCVEPISVIVDLDLAPYLLFMSIAELEVEVAAGTFLKQSQVKIMAAVASIQDDQKTRVTIYLVPLREQFDTYTASLISDRFMEKKVQINSSIFGDYKVINISYHGLQSPPSSLPGGSDPSGTEEYPITAEVPDQKKKHNKSDILVIVVVLGSSLGLLMTCAVLLILLVRWKKLGRLHEAMTPATIPAVNRRYGTRPTLSTSMVSSASASVFSTVATCTTSVKTFSLAQLQKATDGFDSRRVLGQGGFGRVYHGTIEDGNEIAVKLLTREDRSGDREFIAEVEMLSRLHHRNLVKLIGICIERSKRCLVYELIRNGSVESHLHGADKAKGKLNWDVRMKIALGAARGLAYLHEDSNPHVIHRDFKASNILLEEDFTPKVTDFGLAREASNATQPISTRVMGTFGYVAPEYAMTGHLLVKSDVYSYGVVLLELISGRKPVNISESKDPENLVTWARPLLSHKEGLEKLIDPSLDGNFNFDNVAKVASIASMCVHTDPSQRPFMGEVVQALKLIYNDPDEACDDSYSPRNSSDQDGDYEGDLVFESGSWGFGASGCLDYRNSLPFVTMDYSSGRIEGPHDPRAALSAGSHAQSPVLQNRSGPLRMKKKLASFYRSRGSISEHGHLPRH; encoded by the exons ATGGGCGGCGTCGGCGCCGGCTCTCTCGCCCTGCTGCGGCTgctcctcctcctgctcctccGCGCCGAGGCCTCCGCTCTCCACG CGACTATATTACCTAGCCCAGCACCAAGTCCATCAAAAGCCCCTGAAGCGAGATCGTTTGGACCTCGAATTTCCCCTTCACATCCTCCGAGTGCACTACCTCCAGGATCTCCTG GCGTTGATGCGCGCCATCATTCACACAAGCACCCGCACCACAGAGAGTCAAATCAGGGCCCTTCACCATCCTCAGCACCCACACCTGAAG GTTGTTCTAGTTATATCTGCACCGAGCCACTGACTGCAACACCAATTGGTTCCCCTTGTGGCTGTGTCGAGCCTATTAGTGTTATCGTTGATCTGGACTTAGCTCCTTATCTACTGTTCATGAGCATAGCTGAGTTAGAAGTTGAGGTTGCAGCTGGGACATTTCTTAAACAAAGCCAGGTGAAGATCATGGCTGCAGTTGCAAGTATCCAGGATGACCAGAAGACACGGGTGACCATTTATTTGGTGCCGCTAAGAGAACAGTTCGATACTTATACGGCATCCCTAATATCTGATAGGTTCATGGAGAAAAAGGTTCAGATAAATTCATCTATATTTGGAGATTATAAAGTTATCAATATCAGCTATCATG GATTGCAATCCCCGCCATCATCTCTGCCTGGAGGATCGGATCCTTCAGGAACTGAAGAATATCCTATAACTGCAGAGGTGCCTGATCAGAAGAAAAAGCACAATAAATCAGATATTTTGGTCATCGTGGTAGTGTTAGGGTCTTCTCTTGGACTTCTGATGACATGTGCTGTTCTGCTGATCTTACTAGTAAGATGGAAGAAACTTGGACGGCTTCATGAGGCTATGACCCCTGCAACTATCCCAGCAGTTAATAGAAGATATG GCACCAGGCCAACTTTGTCAACCAGCATGGTGAGCTCTGCGTCAGCATCAGTGTTTTCAACAGTGGCTACTTGCACAACATCTGTAAAGACATTTTCACTAGCCCAACTTCAGAAGGCCACAGATGGTTTTGATTCAAGAAGAGTTTTGGGTCAAGGGGGCTTTGGGCGTGTCTACCATGGGACGATAGAGGATGGAAACGAAATTGCTGTTAAATTGCTTACAAGGGAGGACAGGAGTGGTGACCGTGAGTTTATTGCAGAAGTGGAAATGCTCAGTCGATTGCACCACCGGAATCTTGTCAAATTGATTGGTATTTGCATTGAGCGGAGTAAAAGATGTCTTGTGTATGAGCTCATACGAAACGGAAGTGTGGAATCCCATCTTCATG GCGCTGACAAGGCTAAGGGTAAGCTGAACTGGGATGTTAGGATGAAAATTGCTCTTGGCGCTGCTCGAGGCTTAGCATATCTGCATGAAGATTCAAACCCTCATGTCATACACCGTGACTTCAAGGCCAGCAATATATTATTAGAGGAAGATTTCACTCCTAAAGTGACCGATTTTGGTTTAGCAAGGGAAGCATCCAATGCGACTCAACCTATATCTACCAGGGTAATGGGTACTTTCGG TTATGTTGCTCCAGAATATGCAATGACGGGCCATCTTCTTGTTAAGAGCGATGTCTACAGTTATGGGGTTGTCTTGCTGGAACTTATATCAGGAAGGAAGCCTGTAAACATCTCTGAGTCCAAGGATCCTGAGAACCTTGTAACTTGGGCCCGTCCTCTGCTAAGCCATAAGGAGGGCCTGGAGAAGTTAATTGATCCGTCTCTGGATGGAAATTTTAACTTCGACAATGTAGCGAAGGTGGCATCCATCGCTTCCATGTGTGTGCACACAGATCCATCGCAGAGGCCGTTCATGGGTGAAGTTGTCCAGGCACTGAAGCTGATCTACAATGATCCAGATGAGGCTTGCGACGATTCCTACAGTCCAAGGAATTCATCTGACCAAGACGGTGACTACGAAGGAGACCTGGTCTTTGAGAGTGGAAGCTGGGGCTTTGGGGCCTCTGGGTGTCTAGACTACCGGAATTCCTTACCGTTTGTCACTATGGACTACAGTTCTGGCCGAATAGAAGGGCCGCACGACCCTCGCGCGGCATTGTCAGCGGGATCCCATGCCCAGTCACCAGTGCTGCAGAATAGATCAGGCCCCTTGCGGATGAAGAAGAAGCTGGCCTCCTTCTACCGCTCTAGAGGCAGCATTAGTGAGCATGGGCACCTGCCACGCCATTGA